A stretch of Saccharothrix texasensis DNA encodes these proteins:
- a CDS encoding Crp/Fnr family transcriptional regulator produces the protein MDETLARAGIFQGVEQAAAEALAQTLESVEFPRGHVIFAEGEPGDRLYIIQSGKVKIGRKSPDGRENLLGIFGPSDMFGELSIFDPGPRTSTATTVTEVRAVSMDRPALRQWITNRPEIAEQLLRALARRLRRTNSMLADLIFTDVPGRVAKALLQLAQRFGSQEAGLLRVTHDLTQEEIAQFVGASRETVNKALADFAHRGWLRLEGKSVLILDPERLARRAR, from the coding sequence GTGGACGAGACCCTGGCCCGCGCGGGCATTTTCCAGGGGGTTGAACAGGCCGCAGCGGAGGCGCTGGCGCAGACGCTGGAGTCTGTTGAATTCCCGCGTGGCCACGTGATCTTCGCGGAAGGCGAGCCGGGCGACCGGCTCTACATCATCCAGTCCGGCAAGGTGAAGATCGGCCGCAAGTCGCCGGACGGCCGGGAGAACCTCTTGGGGATCTTCGGACCGTCGGACATGTTCGGCGAGCTGTCGATCTTCGACCCCGGTCCGCGCACGTCCACCGCGACCACGGTGACCGAAGTGCGCGCGGTCAGCATGGACCGCCCAGCGCTGCGGCAGTGGATCACCAACCGGCCGGAGATCGCCGAGCAGCTGCTGAGGGCCTTGGCCCGCAGGCTGCGCCGGACGAACTCCATGCTGGCCGACCTGATCTTCACCGACGTGCCCGGCCGGGTCGCCAAGGCGTTGCTGCAGCTCGCGCAGCGCTTCGGCAGCCAGGAGGCCGGTCTGCTGCGGGTCACCCACGACCTGACGCAGGAGGAGATCGCCCAGTTCGTCGGCGCTTCGCGCGAGACGGTGAACAAGGCCCTGGCCGACTTCGCCCACCGCGGTTGGCTGCGACTGGAGGGCAAGAGCGTGCTGATCCTGGACCCGGAGCGCCTGGCCCGCCGCGCCCGCTGA